The window CGCCTCGAACTCCCTCGCGCAATCGGGGCAGACGGTTCGCACAAGCCGCTGCGCTATTGCGCCGAGCAGCGAGCCGGCCGCGAGATAGGGCTCTATCCCCATGTCTATCAGCCGGACAACGGCGGATATCGAGTCGTTCGTATGTAGGGTGGAGAGCACCAGGTGACCTGTGAGCGACGCCTGCACGCCGATATGGGCCGTGTCAAAGTCCCTCATCTCTCCTATCATGACAATGTCCGGGTCCTGGCGCAGTATCGACCGCAACGCCGAGGGGAAGGTCACCCCGGCCTTCTCGTTGACCTGTATCTGTCCCACTCCCGGGACGGCATACTCTATCGGGTCCTCGACCGTGATGATGTTCACTGCGGGCTTGGCGAGCGCCTGCAGGATGGCGTACATGGTGGTCGTCTTTCCCGAGCCGGTCGGGCCGGTGAAGAGTATGAGCCCGTGGGGGTTCCTGATGAGGTCCTCCATGATATCCCTGGACGCGGCGTCCATCCCCAGCTGCTCCAAGGAGAGCAGCCCGGAGCCCTTGTCGAGGATGCGAAGCGCTATCCTCTCCCCGTGCTGAACCGGCACGGAGTTGACGCGGATATCCACGGCCCTCTTGCCCACGGTGATGCCTATGCGCCCGTCCTGCGGAGCGAGTCGCTCGGCTATGTCCATCCTGGCCATGACCTTGATCCTGCTGGTCAGGGGCGCCTGTTGGTTCCTCGGAAGCCTGAGCCTGTCGTGCAGCACCCCGTCGACGCGGAACCGTATGAGCACCTCGTCCTCGAACGGCTCGACGTGAATATCAGTGGCCCGTATCTTCAACGCCTCGCGCAGCAGGCTGTTGACGAGCTTGATGACGGGGACGTCGACCGAGTCGCTCTGCACGTCCTCCCGCAGGAAATCGTCATCATCGTCGATTCCGGTCATCTCGGAGAGGGTGTCGTCCGTCACGCCCCCGCGAAGGTCGTAAAGACGGCTCAACGCTGCATCTATCGCCTCGCGCGGGTGTATCTCCCAGTCGGCCTCCTTGCCGTACGACGCGGCCAGCAACTGGGCGCTTGGAAATGCCTCCAGCGATGAGAGGGCCACCACCATGCGCCCCTCGTCCTCCCTGATTGGAAGGATGTCCGCCGCCTTCAAGGCGTCAAGGCTGACCTTGCCCCTGATAAGAGGCGCGATCTCTTCAATGTCCGGGAGTTTAACGGTAGTCAAGGTCTGCTCCACCCCCCGCTATTTCGACTGAGTTTTGACAGCCTCACGATACTCCTTCTCCATCCTCTCCCACAGGCTCTTCTCCATAATGCTCGGGCCGTGCTCGCCCAGCGTGATCTCGCTTGTCATCTCCGCCGCTTCCTCGGGAGTCTCTAGGATGTAGGGGGTTAGGAAGATCATCAGCTCTACCTTCTCGCGCTGTTTGACAGAGCGAGTGAACAGGCCTCCTACCAGCGGTATGTAGGAGAGGCCGGGGACCCTGGCCTTGATGCTCTTCTCCGCCTCCTTGATCAGGCCGCCCAGAATGAGGGTGTTGCCGGACCCGACCATGACGTTGGTCTTGATCTTGCGCTTGGATGTGACCGGAGTCTCCGACGTCATAGCGGTCAGGACCTCCTCGACGATCTGCTCCACGTCGAGCGCGACGAGGTTTCCACTGCGTATCGACGGCGTCACGTTGAGTATCAGGCCCGTATCCTTGTACTCGTAGCTGCTCTGCACCGAGCTGGCGCTGCTTATATCTGAGAGCTTGCCCTTCAGCTGGGGGATCACCTGCCCCACCTGCAGCTCGCTCGGCAGGTTGTTGGTGCACATGAGCCGAGGCATCGACAGCACGTTTATCGCGTCGAACTTCTTCAGCAGGTCGAGATAGGCGTACACAAGGCCCATGCCCTTGTACTCCGTCCTGAGGCCGTAGGTGGGATTCCCCTGGGAGTCAGTGCCGGTCCTGTAAGTGGTCTCGGTCTTCGACAGCTCCCTGAACCAGTCGATTATCGAACCCGGCACCGCGCCACCCATGTTCATCTGGCCTGCTATGACTGCATCCCCGCCCACCGAGCCTCCCCATGTAGCCCAGTCGATCCCGGCGTTGTCCAGCTTCGTGAGGTTGACCTCCGCTATGAGGCCCCTGATGAGAACCTGCCTGGGGAGTGAGTCTATCGTCCCGATTATCTCCGAGATTGTCTTGAAGACCGTCGGGGAGGAGGCGACTATGAGGCTGTTCGAAGGCACGTCCGGCACGACCGAGGCCTTGAGTTTGCCCGACTCCGCCTGGGCGGCCAGTATCGTGGTTAGCTGCTCCGCGACCACCTTGGCATCTGCGTTCTGGAGCTGGTAGACGTGGAGTTCACCTGTCTTCGGCACCACGTCCAGCTCGGCTATTATCTTCTCCGCGTGCCTTATCTCCTTGTCCTCGCCCGCTATCACGATCTGCCTGCCGGAGGAGTCCGCGACCACCGCCAAGCCGAACACCGGGCTGCCGTGCACCTGGGCCAGCGTCGCAAGGTGAGAGGCTATCATCTCAGGAGCTCCGAAATTAATCTTGATCGTCTTGGAGCTCACTATCTTGTCGGGTCGGTCCAAGGCCTGGATGACACTCACCGCTCTGTTCACATCCGTCGCCCTGCCAGTCAGGAGAATGTCGTTGCCCCTTCCCACAGGCTGTACAGCCACTGTCTTTCCAGAGGTCTGCATTACTGCCTGAAGGATGAACTCGGCTGTGACATAGTTGAGAGGGACGACCTGCGAGACAGTCTGCTCCCCTTCGCCCGGTCCGGTCCTTCCGCTTCGGACGGAACTCTCGGCGGAGGCCCCCGGCTCCAGGGGG of the Synergistaceae bacterium genome contains:
- the tadA gene encoding Flp pilus assembly complex ATPase component TadA, producing the protein MEQTLTTVKLPDIEEIAPLIRGKVSLDALKAADILPIREDEGRMVVALSSLEAFPSAQLLAASYGKEADWEIHPREAIDAALSRLYDLRGGVTDDTLSEMTGIDDDDDFLREDVQSDSVDVPVIKLVNSLLREALKIRATDIHVEPFEDEVLIRFRVDGVLHDRLRLPRNQQAPLTSRIKVMARMDIAERLAPQDGRIGITVGKRAVDIRVNSVPVQHGERIALRILDKGSGLLSLEQLGMDAASRDIMEDLIRNPHGLILFTGPTGSGKTTTMYAILQALAKPAVNIITVEDPIEYAVPGVGQIQVNEKAGVTFPSALRSILRQDPDIVMIGEMRDFDTAHIGVQASLTGHLVLSTLHTNDSISAVVRLIDMGIEPYLAAGSLLGAIAQRLVRTVCPDCAREFEAPSLFRKEGLDRVVRGTGCPSCMGTGFIGRVGLYEQFLLDDELREMVASNAPQSRVRAEARRHGFRTLWELGLDALREGRTSPEELLRVVSATEFAEEAR
- a CDS encoding type II secretion system protein GspD, with translation MTRIARISVFILAVLLLTVSAPLYAQTAEPENGSDDEFALLESARLMRESGNVQFNFQDVEMVKFVRFMAELLQENLVLNPDVKGSISVISPKPVPLGEARQVLLSVLEMNGYTLQNVGTFSKIIPLEPGASAESSVRSGRTGPGEGEQTVSQVVPLNYVTAEFILQAVMQTSGKTVAVQPVGRGNDILLTGRATDVNRAVSVIQALDRPDKIVSSKTIKINFGAPEMIASHLATLAQVHGSPVFGLAVVADSSGRQIVIAGEDKEIRHAEKIIAELDVVPKTGELHVYQLQNADAKVVAEQLTTILAAQAESGKLKASVVPDVPSNSLIVASSPTVFKTISEIIGTIDSLPRQVLIRGLIAEVNLTKLDNAGIDWATWGGSVGGDAVIAGQMNMGGAVPGSIIDWFRELSKTETTYRTGTDSQGNPTYGLRTEYKGMGLVYAYLDLLKKFDAINVLSMPRLMCTNNLPSELQVGQVIPQLKGKLSDISSASSVQSSYEYKDTGLILNVTPSIRSGNLVALDVEQIVEEVLTAMTSETPVTSKRKIKTNVMVGSGNTLILGGLIKEAEKSIKARVPGLSYIPLVGGLFTRSVKQREKVELMIFLTPYILETPEEAAEMTSEITLGEHGPSIMEKSLWERMEKEYREAVKTQSK